A window from Rhizosphaericola mali encodes these proteins:
- a CDS encoding circularly permuted type 2 ATP-grasp protein, producing the protein MLDENELMYTVLKDYQPDLSTYDELRFQGKGEVLPYWDSFFEAFQSLTPEELEKKKFDMLRMLKENGVTYNIYDDPTGAARNWKLDPIPNIIDGEEWETIQSGLIQRATILNLIAKDIYGPQFLLKNKIIPAELIFQHPGYIRQCMSIDVPGGCFLNFYAADMARSKDGQLWIIGDRTQAPSGSGYALENRMALSTAFPEFFKNEMVAKIGAYFNSVYKELCSNVPHGIDNPKIVVLTSGPGNETYFEHAYLSNYLGITLVQGEDLMVKGDYLWLKTLSGLERIDVILRRLDDNFCDPLELRSDSLLGVPGLLHVARSGNVVIKNAIGSSILENPGLIPFLPNVAAYFEMGELILPSLATWWCGQEKELKFVLENIDNLVIKRIYRSDLNSPSVIDVGELKGEEKANLILQIQEKPYLYVGQEKVNFSSIPAYSNRTIHAGRAVFRSFLAHSDDSYVVMPGGLTRAGDSKNNIIITNQSGGTSKDTWILSENIKENLPIMHKVAQTFSMRQPIALPSHTAESLFWLGRYTERMISNGRFLRTVMQFLMQSDRYVYDNDTSESATIILLRALTCFTFTYPGFVEMKDAQLLENPWEEIDNILFDPKRAGSYLSNFQRFKNTFLSVREFWSNDIWRVFHHLDQQFSSENIEAITDVQAEVRIIDDVVSSMFAFLGLNRESANRLQGWTIFDVGRKIEQCFSVIALLQFNFTHKKVDSVEHELIESVLICNQNLNAYRYTFKDFLQIHLMLDLLLKDLDNPRSLAYLLEKLQKYVKSLPRNQYMPQSDSQLDNCISTAIKMVEHANVVTLSKSIGELEEYENLQSFLDKMYHLMLEISDLISKAYFKHTIVPKQLYKSDLIY; encoded by the coding sequence ATGTTGGACGAAAACGAGTTAATGTACACTGTTTTAAAAGATTACCAGCCTGATTTATCGACATATGATGAATTGAGATTTCAAGGCAAAGGCGAAGTTTTGCCTTATTGGGATTCTTTTTTTGAAGCATTTCAGTCCTTAACTCCAGAAGAATTAGAGAAGAAAAAATTTGACATGCTACGCATGTTGAAAGAAAATGGCGTAACTTATAATATCTATGACGATCCAACGGGAGCTGCTCGCAATTGGAAATTAGATCCAATTCCTAATATCATCGATGGCGAAGAATGGGAAACCATTCAAAGTGGATTGATTCAACGAGCTACCATATTAAATCTAATTGCAAAGGATATATATGGTCCTCAGTTTTTGCTAAAAAATAAAATTATTCCAGCGGAATTAATATTCCAACATCCAGGCTATATAAGACAATGTATGTCGATCGATGTTCCGGGCGGTTGTTTTCTTAATTTCTATGCGGCGGATATGGCACGAAGCAAAGATGGTCAACTTTGGATAATTGGAGATCGGACACAAGCACCATCTGGCTCTGGTTATGCTTTGGAAAATAGAATGGCATTATCTACGGCTTTCCCTGAATTTTTCAAAAATGAAATGGTTGCCAAGATTGGCGCTTATTTCAATTCTGTATATAAAGAACTTTGTTCAAATGTTCCGCACGGTATTGACAATCCTAAGATTGTAGTACTGACATCAGGGCCGGGAAATGAAACGTATTTCGAACACGCTTATTTATCTAATTATTTGGGCATAACGCTCGTACAAGGGGAGGATCTGATGGTTAAAGGCGACTATCTCTGGCTAAAAACCTTGTCTGGATTAGAACGAATTGATGTGATTTTAAGAAGATTGGATGATAATTTTTGTGACCCATTGGAGTTACGTTCTGATTCGTTATTGGGAGTGCCTGGATTATTACATGTTGCCAGATCGGGAAATGTCGTTATCAAAAATGCCATTGGAAGCAGTATTTTGGAAAATCCGGGTTTGATTCCATTTCTTCCCAATGTCGCCGCCTATTTTGAAATGGGAGAATTGATCTTACCTTCTTTAGCTACTTGGTGGTGCGGACAAGAAAAAGAGTTAAAATTTGTACTTGAAAATATTGACAATTTAGTCATCAAACGTATTTATCGTTCGGACTTAAATTCGCCATCGGTGATTGATGTAGGCGAATTAAAGGGAGAAGAAAAAGCGAATTTAATTCTTCAAATTCAAGAAAAACCTTATTTATATGTAGGACAGGAAAAAGTAAATTTTTCCTCTATTCCTGCTTACAGCAATCGTACCATTCACGCTGGTCGTGCTGTTTTTAGAAGTTTTCTGGCGCATTCAGACGATTCGTATGTCGTTATGCCAGGAGGATTGACGCGTGCGGGGGATAGCAAAAATAATATTATCATTACCAATCAATCTGGTGGAACGAGTAAGGATACTTGGATTTTATCTGAAAATATTAAAGAAAATTTGCCTATCATGCACAAAGTGGCGCAGACTTTTTCGATGCGTCAGCCAATTGCACTTCCGAGTCATACAGCAGAATCTTTGTTTTGGCTTGGGAGATATACGGAACGAATGATTTCCAATGGGCGGTTTTTGCGAACTGTTATGCAATTTTTGATGCAGTCTGATCGATACGTATATGATAATGATACTTCCGAATCTGCAACAATTATCTTATTGCGCGCATTGACATGTTTTACATTTACTTATCCGGGATTTGTAGAAATGAAAGATGCACAACTATTAGAAAATCCTTGGGAAGAAATCGATAATATTCTTTTTGATCCTAAAAGAGCGGGATCTTATTTGAGTAATTTCCAAAGATTTAAAAATACATTTTTGAGTGTACGTGAGTTTTGGTCCAATGATATTTGGCGCGTATTTCATCATTTGGATCAACAATTTTCTTCTGAAAATATCGAAGCGATTACTGATGTGCAAGCAGAAGTGAGGATTATAGATGATGTAGTGTCTTCTATGTTTGCATTTCTTGGTTTGAATAGAGAAAGTGCCAATAGACTACAAGGTTGGACGATCTTTGATGTTGGCCGGAAAATCGAACAATGTTTTTCTGTGATTGCGCTATTGCAATTTAATTTTACGCATAAAAAAGTCGATTCTGTGGAACATGAATTGATTGAGTCAGTTCTTATTTGTAATCAAAATTTGAATGCATATCGCTATACATTTAAGGATTTTTTACAAATACATTTGATGTTGGATTTATTGTTAAAGGATTTGGATAACCCGAGATCGCTGGCTTATCTTTTGGAAAAATTACAGAAATATGTAAAAAGTCTTCCGCGAAATCAATACATGCCACAGTCTGACTCTCAACTCGATAATTGTATTAGTACAGCCATTAAAATGGTCGAACATGCTAATGTGGTCACGCTTTCTAAATCGATCGGAGAATTAGAAGAATATGAAAATTTGCAATCATTTTTGGATAAAATGTACCATCTAATGTTAGAGATAAGCGATTTGATTTCAAAAGCTTATTTTAAACATACTATAGTGCCTAAACAACTATATAAGTCTGACCTAATTTACTAA
- a CDS encoding DUF3108 domain-containing protein — protein sequence MKRILTIAIALCSVPLSIFAQNNEPICTVANTSFRAGESITLNIYYNVIGLYVNAGTANFKTTAEILEGKTVYHVVGTGWSNSKYDWIFKVRDRYESYFDAKDMLPYKFVRNVNEGKYKKSQVAYFYHNDEKVETESSKTFKINKCTQDVISALYNVRSLDFNSYKTGDKIPFDMYLDEEVYHMYIRYLGKEKITTQYGTFNAIKFKPLLLKGTVFKGGEKMTAWVSDDANHIPLRIESPLSVGSIKVDMMSYSGLRYPLSSLIEKD from the coding sequence ATGAAAAGGATATTAACCATTGCGATTGCGTTATGTAGTGTTCCTCTGAGTATTTTCGCTCAAAATAATGAGCCAATTTGCACGGTTGCCAATACTTCATTTAGAGCGGGTGAGTCTATTACTTTGAATATTTATTACAATGTTATTGGTTTGTATGTCAATGCTGGGACTGCAAATTTCAAAACGACCGCGGAGATTTTAGAAGGAAAAACGGTGTATCATGTTGTAGGTACAGGCTGGAGCAATTCCAAATACGATTGGATATTTAAAGTAAGAGATCGTTATGAAAGCTATTTCGATGCAAAAGATATGTTGCCTTACAAATTTGTCCGCAATGTAAATGAGGGAAAATATAAAAAAAGTCAAGTTGCCTACTTTTACCACAACGATGAAAAAGTAGAAACAGAATCTAGCAAAACATTTAAGATAAATAAGTGTACGCAAGATGTCATAAGCGCCCTATACAATGTGCGCAGTTTGGATTTTAATAGTTATAAAACAGGTGATAAGATTCCATTCGATATGTATTTGGATGAAGAAGTCTATCACATGTATATTAGATATTTAGGAAAAGAAAAGATTACGACTCAATATGGCACTTTCAATGCCATCAAATTCAAACCATTATTATTGAAAGGAACCGTTTTTAAAGGTGGTGAAAAAATGACTGCTTGGGTGAGTGATGATGCTAATCATATTCCATTAAGGATAGAAAGCCCACTGAGTGTAGGCAGTATCAAAGTAGATATGATGAGTTATTCCGGTCTACGCTATCCATTATCTTCGCTTATCGAGAAAGATTAA
- a CDS encoding lysylphosphatidylglycerol synthase domain-containing protein: MARSNLHPKFKKVLDYCVGPLLFVVLTYFIVKNIKETQNITAAWVEIKAAFYSHAWLLSILLLLMCVNWGLEAKKWQLLIRPVQKVSLFTGFQAVLSGLSFSIFIPNGLGEYLGRMMYMQEGKRLRSLSVSFVGSLSQVIITFITGIAGTFLLIYPMRMEHSVSGISTLWLKGLLFVLAGITIVLIILYFKISWIIKWIEKIPFFKKYIYIIQSLETYDTRLLSKVLFFAFVRYIIFILQYLLVFFILGVEMPVAETMYATASMFLLMAIIPTIPAAEVGVRGELSLQLFGLLSLNKLGIISSAILIWLVNLILPALIGSCFVLGIKIFRNK; this comes from the coding sequence TTGGCAAGAAGTAATTTGCATCCAAAATTTAAAAAAGTCCTCGATTATTGTGTTGGCCCGTTATTGTTTGTCGTGCTGACGTATTTCATTGTCAAAAATATCAAAGAGACTCAAAATATTACAGCAGCTTGGGTGGAGATCAAAGCTGCATTTTATAGTCATGCTTGGTTACTTTCTATATTGCTATTATTGATGTGTGTCAATTGGGGATTGGAAGCAAAAAAATGGCAATTGCTCATTCGCCCAGTACAAAAAGTATCGCTATTTACAGGATTTCAAGCGGTACTTTCTGGTTTGTCCTTTTCTATATTTATCCCAAATGGCTTGGGTGAATATTTGGGTAGAATGATGTATATGCAAGAAGGGAAAAGATTGCGATCGCTTTCTGTCAGTTTTGTTGGGAGTTTGAGCCAAGTTATTATCACATTTATTACTGGAATTGCAGGTACGTTTTTACTGATTTATCCCATGCGAATGGAACATTCTGTTTCTGGTATTTCCACATTGTGGCTCAAAGGATTATTGTTTGTCTTGGCGGGAATTACGATCGTTTTGATCATTCTTTATTTCAAAATATCTTGGATTATTAAGTGGATTGAGAAAATTCCTTTTTTCAAAAAATATATTTACATCATCCAAAGTTTAGAAACCTATGATACACGACTATTAAGTAAGGTTTTATTTTTTGCCTTTGTAAGATATATTATATTTATTCTGCAATATTTATTAGTATTCTTTATCTTAGGAGTGGAGATGCCTGTTGCCGAGACGATGTATGCGACCGCGTCCATGTTTTTGCTGATGGCGATTATACCAACTATACCTGCTGCCGAAGTGGGCGTACGCGGAGAATTAAGTTTGCAATTGTTTGGTTTGCTTAGTTTAAATAAATTGGGAATTATAAGTAGTGCAATATTGATCTGGCTTGTTAATCTCATATTGCCTGCTCTGATAGGAAGTTGTTTTGTATTGGGAATAAAAATATTTAGAAATAAATGA